The Candidatus Dependentiae bacterium genomic interval AAAAAAAACTGCTCAGAAAAAATACTATACTCATTTTATACATCGTATTCCTCTGCGCATTAATTGTTTATCAACATACATTGATCAAATATTGATTTTGAATTACGACATGCACTACAGTATCAAAAAAGTACTGTAAGCACTCAATCCCAAGAAAAGGAAGCGGTAACTATGAAATTAGTCTCACCATTTTTCGCCATTTTATTATGCAGTTTAGCATTTTTTTCAACACAAATAAACGCTGCCAGTAAGCCGAACAAACCCAAACCGCAAACCCCTAAAGTTGATGCTACACAAGAAGTTAATCAACTCAACGCAGCACATGAAACGGCAACTGAACAAATAGTATTAGGCACGTTTGCCAATCTTGTACAAAACTTCTTTAACATCGTACAAAACCCACACAACTCTACTAATGTTGGCACCAACGTTACTCAAATGGTAGCGGGTATTGTAAGCGCTGCATTACAAATTATGAAAAACTTACCCGAAGACATTACGGCTGAAGAAAAACAATACTGTCTTGACGAGCTTGAAACAACCTTGAGACAAAGCTTACGCACCCTTGCATTGGCACAAAAGGCGCTTAAACGTACCCAACTGCCATGCGCATAATATTTGTTATCGTACTCCTTTTATTGCCATGTTCAACGCATCCAAAAAAAGCTGCGCATTCCTCACTACAAAAACAACTCAATGCACTTACACCTAAGCAGCTAGAAAGGATTGGCAATAAAATTTGGGACAACGAAAGCAACAAATCTATCGACAAACTCACCTGGTGGATCAAGGGTGAATCATGCGCATCTTTGGGTATTGGGCATTTCATTTGGTATCCAAAAAATGGTAGTGATGGTTTTACACAAACATTCCCCGCGCTGCTTGAATATTTAGTTTCCCATGGCGTTGCGCTACCCACATGGCTCACGTGCAACACCGCGTGCCCTTGGTCTACACACGCAGATTTTTTTGCAGCATTTGCAAGCAAACAGATGCAAGAGTTACGAACACTCCTTTCGACCACCATCGACTTGCAAACAAAATTTATGATACATAATGCATGCACCTGTTTTGACACCATGCTTGCACAAGCACCGCGTGACAAAAAAGCAACCATCAAAAAACAACTTGAATGCATTGCACAGGACAATAATGGCCTCTATGCACTTGTTGACTATCAACATTGCAAAGGCATTGGCGTGAATAAAAACGAACGCTACAATGACAAGGGATGGGGACTATTGCAAGTATTAGAAGAAATGCAGAACACACAAAACAATAAAAGTGCTACACAAGAATTTGCTGAATGCGCAAAAAAAATACTCACCGAACGCACCGAAAATGCACCACAAGAAAAAAATGAACAACGATTTTTATTAGGTTGGAAAAAAAGAATAAACACGTATACACAGCCACTGTAGCGCAATTCCAATCTGTCACAAAAAAATATTTTCGCAAAACTATTGCCGAAGAAAAAAAATTATGGTAATTATATATATCAGTAAGCAGAAAAGAGTTCGCTGTAAATGTAAGCAGTAAGCAGCAGACTCTAACCATAAACCAACAAACCTCAGTCAAAGGAGTACATCAATGATGTACGATCACGCGCATTGCGCACATAGATGTTCGGATAACCGATCTCATTTCAACCTTTTCAACACAACAACCTTCTTTTCTTTATTATTCTTATTCTTTAGTTATCGCGCCCTCCAGCAAAATATTATTATTGCCCGCTGGCAGAGCTAAATTACCCCCCCCCATTTTTTAATGCCATATTTTCGTAATTCCCTATAAACCTCAGCAGATGTTGTGCGTCTCTTGCATGCATAACAATTCAAGCTTGGTTGATAGTATAAAAACTAAGGAGCACACCCATGAATGTGCATAGACGTATAATAAAAAAAGAAAACATGCTTGTACTTATAGTATGTATGACCGTAATGCTCCTCAAAATATGCTCCATTGTAGCCTTGTGCTCAAAGCATAACGAACACCATGAGCTGGAACATACCCTCCATACGCATATAACCGTAAAAAAAAACTCAAAAAACCATAGCCCTAAGGAATAGCTGACCCTTACTTTCTTTTTTTTTCAGTTCTGATAGACTTTTAATAGTAATTACCTATTAACCTTCTAATCAGAACAGCTACGGCTTTGGGAAACAATAACCAAGGTTCGCAACCAATACCATGATACAAACAAATAACCTTAGTCTTGCTTTTGGCGATCAAATCGTTTTTGATAACATTTCCTTTACCCTCAATCAAGACGACCGCGTTGGCTTGGTTGGCCGTAATGGATCGGGTAAATCTACCCTTCTCAAGGCGATCGCCGGACAACAACACCTGGATTCAGGAAAAGTTTCTATTTCTAACAAAAAAGTGGTCGCCTATATGCCACAAGAAGTGGTATTGGAATCTGAAAAATCAATTCTTGAAGAAACATTAACTGCCTCTGCTTCCTTAGTCAAAATCCAAGAAGAAATAGCAGCCCTTGAGCATCACCTATCCCTCGACCATGCAACGGCTGACCTCGAACGTTATGCAGATTTGCAAGCAGAGCTCTGCGAACTCAACCCTGCTCTTGTTAAAGCTCAAGCGCAAGAAATTTTAATTGGCCTTGGCTTTAGTGAAGCGCAATTGGCAACCACAGTAAACACCTTGAGTGTTGGGTGGAAGATGCGTATTGTATTGGCAAAGTTGCTCCTTCAAAAAGCTGACTTTTATCTCTTTGACGAACCAACAAACCATCTTGACATCGTTGCCAAAGATTGGTTTTTAGAATTTTTAAAAACATCAGATTTCGGTTATCTCTTGGTAAGTCACGAACGTTATTTCTTAGATTACCTCTGCGAAAAGATTTTAGAAATTGAACGAGGCAAGGCAACCTTCTATAACGGTAACTACTCCAAGTATGTTGTTCAAAAAGAACACAATCTTGAAATCTTGGAATCTGCCTACATTCAACAACAAAAAGAACTTAAACAAAAAATGGCAACCATCGAACGGTTCCGTGCTTCAGCAGCTCGTGCAAAATCAGCACAGAGTATGCTTAAATCGGTAGAGAAACTCGATCTGATTACCATGCCACCTGCCATGAAAACTATGAAGTTCAACTTCCCTCCCGTCCAACAATCGGGCAAAGTTGTGCTTGAAGTTGATGGCCTTGCTCACAGCTTTGGCGACAAAAAAATATTCAG includes:
- a CDS encoding ABC-F family ATP-binding cassette domain-containing protein yields the protein MIQTNNLSLAFGDQIVFDNISFTLNQDDRVGLVGRNGSGKSTLLKAIAGQQHLDSGKVSISNKKVVAYMPQEVVLESEKSILEETLTASASLVKIQEEIAALEHHLSLDHATADLERYADLQAELCELNPALVKAQAQEILIGLGFSEAQLATTVNTLSVGWKMRIVLAKLLLQKADFYLFDEPTNHLDIVAKDWFLEFLKTSDFGYLLVSHERYFLDYLCEKILEIERGKATFYNGNYSKYVVQKEHNLEILESAYIQQQKELKQKMATIERFRASAARAKSAQSMLKSVEKLDLITMPPAMKTMKFNFPPVQQSGKVVLEVDGLAHSFGDKKIFSNASFQIERGEKVAIVAPNGVGKTTLFNIIIGQIPKQTGTITLGYNVIPTIFAQDQNKSLDGSKNIIENLHNACPKKSEGTLRSFLGSFLFTSDDVYKKINVLSGGEKNRVGMACVLLQDANLLLLDEPTNHLDIQSKEILLTALNAFQGTILFVSHDHDFINKLATRIIELTPSGTHGYLGNYESYLYQKKHETSAAPKAKSAFANLAAVAEAPKKPAGNQYEIKKLTRKLELKIAKLEKDIAAVEETFSNLTYGSQNFITTQENLNKLKAELKDAAHAWEELHK